GCTACATTGGCATTCTATTacattttcacttgtttttaatgGGTAAATCGGCCCATATTGTCGGTCAATAGCTCCCCTCAGTCAACCCCCTACACATAAGTCAGCTCTAGGAACCTCTGCCTGTGGTCTGATTGTTATTGTAGAGAGATATGAACATACCAGAGCCTCCCGCAAGGTCTCCCAGTACCCCCTGCAGTGGTGTGTTGCAAACTCACAGTGTCGCAGTGTAATTATGTTCTATTAATACAAATCTGATTAACCACCtccctttgtgtgtgtttgtgtttaatggTTGCAGAGGGAGTTTTGACAGCCAGCAAACTCACTCTGGTAAGATGACAGCATCGGAGACTCCTTTTGGAATAACTGAACTATTAGGTATTCTCTGTGTGAAGTATACATTCTTTGCATACTTGTGGTGAGCACCATGTTTGTGAATTAATAAAGATTTATGAAACTCGCatgatttttgctttttgttaggTGGATCTGGCAAGCTCTGGAAAGGTACGTTTATATGTTACTCCGAATTGTTTCTGAGTCAGatctattataatattaaagtattgtttttctaaaataatgaacattattttaaccatgcaagtgttttttttttttttaaatgtttacctAAAGAAAATCTTATCTCCAGTCGGTGGCGACAAtcgtctttatgaatgagtcattaaaGTAATGAATCAGTCAATTCGTTCAAacacggattcattcagaaatgtgtgtgttgctcagagaggCACAACAGACGTTGCTTTGTGtgtaactgtttttgttgttgaagcAAAATGTAAGTTTGTTcaatacaaaacagtttgtttaatttaacaaGTCATTTCCAAAATCATTTGATACAAAACATTCCATTGTTGACAtatctatattttaaatacacaggtTTGGGTTACAAATAATAGAGTTTCAGTTTTAAACTACactcttcttttttctctcccaCTGTTGCATTAGTGTCGCAGTTCTGCGGTTCCTGACGTGAGGAGAACTTTAAATGCCACAAATGTAAACCCGAAAGAGACCAGGATGCTGAAACGCTCCCTCACCATATTCGGAAATGTTAGTAATACCTCAAACATTTCAGCAAAAAAGAGCACGTTCTATCTATTATCACTGTTGTCCCGGTCAGACTAAGGGCATTTTTGAAGAGCAGAGTTTAAATATCTGAAGCCATATCCAGGTGACTATTTATCAGTCTAATGATCAGTCTATCATATCAATGTGTTGGCTGCATATGCAGGAAATTAGACAGGAAATGATCTGTAGGGTTACATGGTTTTCCATTTAGGGAAGGGAAGATGTCATGTCACATTAAATTGTGAGAGATTATAAAGTATAtactactataaaaaaaaagtaataaaatgcaaaatgcagaaaatcacaatcttttccttcttttttagGTGATTTTTGCCCTCGGCTCTTAGGGACTGGTGAGCATCATCAACATGCGCATCATTATTTCTCCACTTTTTTCAACATCTGTGTAAATTCTGAGTTTGATGTTTAATTTGATAACTGGTTTAGTTTAGGCGGGAACTGCCGGACATGTTTAGTGgtctattcctttaaatatgtgatattttttccAGTGACCACTTTACACTTGCATATCATAACCACATGCACAATACTGGTGAAATCTTACACACGTCACCCTTATCtaacttttttataaaatcagCTTGTTGATAAATTCTCGTTCAGTAATCTCACAAAAATGTTCTATCCATGTGCATATCTGAATGGGAAGAAGCACATGAATCATCTGAACAGACAGCAGATTTTACAACCGGTTGGATCTGACAGAAAAGtgagactcaaactcacacatATTTACATAGACATAATTTATAGCTTCACTTTAAACCCTGAATGTGTTTGTATGTCAGGTGCCCTTTTGTAGCTGAGTGAGTCGTAAAGATGAAAGGGGCAACTTTTATTGTGCTCATCAATTTGACTCTTCATTTGAATAGTTTTGCCTCTTGTGGCCTGTTTCTAAAGTTACAGTATAGTGAGAGAGAATGACATCAGGACACTCTGAGCCAGAGGAAATttgaatatacaatatacattgtTTTAATGGGACATGCAGTCCTTGTGTACATTATAACTGGGATACGAATATCGTAGAATTCCCATGGAACAAGCCTGAGGTCAAATAGCCGAAAAAATTCCTTTgtaaacagtatataaaatatttcaaaatcctTTAATGATATATAGCAGGGCCTCATATAGCAACTTAAACAGTTGCAATTTGCAAATAtgataaaagttaaaatatgttagaataatttatttaaaatttagggGGGAAAGCTGGTTTGTGCAATCCTAGTCAGTTGAGGAAAAAATTATCTTATGAACTACTTCTTTATTATGAGTCAGTCAAAAAGATCCATGAAGCAGTCTCAAACTTGCTCAAGTGAgtcatttgaatgaatcagtgaattgtTTAGTGTCGTTGTTTGAGTTCACAACTGTGATGTATACTTTCTATTAGTTTGGCATTCAATTTTCTGAATGGCTGTTAATATAATTATAAGGAGGTATGTAAActtgtataaattaaaaactaaatcaatattattgtttaacatacttaaatgtttcattttaaaagccAGTGTCTCCATTGTCATTAGTTTTGACTGGAGCCCTGCATAGCTTCACACTAATTGCAGTTTATGAATATATCAGATATGATTAAAGCAAAGGAGAAATTTATAAacaatatcttttaaaaattGAAAGCTTCTATTCTAACTATAGAATTTTTTAGTTAAATGTCAGATGATAGACCTGCATGCAGTGTAGTAGGTTTAATAAACAGGACTGTACACTAGACCTTAAaggctttgttttaaaaatgtcttgcttttgaaattttaataaattaacttttttatcatTCACAGCATGTTTCTTCTGACAGAGTATGATTTTGTATcctcatattttgtttatttgctatATTTTCAGTCACAGACATACTTGCTTCCCATTCTTTTGAGTTCAGTCAGTCCCTCTGAACCTAAACTCAGCTCAAGTCACTGTGGAGATGGGCCGGAGCTCAGAAAGGGATCTTTTCTTCCCCAGCTAGAGGGCTCTCCACCTCCTTTCTTGAAAACCAGCCCCGAAAACCGAACCACTCTGAGTTCAAAAAGGGCATTACAGCCGAGGAAATGGAATCTCGACATCTGATAGGAATATTAAAGACTGGAGATGTCACTTGGAGAATCTTTTCCCGATCATATAACTCTGAAGAAACAGAGCTGATGGTAAACAAGATTCTGCAATACtacattttcaacaacaaaatcAGTATGtcactttaaaacttaaaactcttattgctcactaaggctgcatttatttgatcataaattcactaaaacaatcattttgttaattattattacaattaaaaaaaaaactgtttgtattttaatatattttaaaattattaatatttattcctatgattacaaggatgaattttcagcaggcattactccagtcttcagtgtcgcatgatccttcagaaatcattccaatatgctgatttggtgctcaagaaacatttcttattatttatgttctaacagttgtgctgcttagaatttttgtggaaacatgataattttttttctctggattctttgatgaacaaaaaatttaaaagaacagcatttattcgaaattCAAAAGCTGTGTGAAAAAACAAAGATGAGTACAGAAATGTCTCAGCTTGTCCTGCAGGTGTGTTTGCAAACAGAAGCAGAGGGTCTGAGATCAGAGCTGAATGCctgttgtgagagagagaagatgctgacacaaacactgcattctgagagagagagagagactgactcaGGACGCCCAGACACTGCTCACACAGCTCAACAGCACCAGAGAGAGAAACAACCAGCTTGTGTCAACCCTTAACAACCAGCGGGTACAAATCACACACAGCCTACTAATGTAGAGTTttagaaagtactttttttttatttgatgatgtTGTGAAAcaataaagagatattttttgatttatgattAAAGTGAGGTGTAGTGTGATCACTTTAGATTGCAGTCATTTTTGTCTATGAATGTAGTTTGATATTCATGTTATTACTGTGCTGTTTGTATGGTAGGAGAGCTTGTTGGCAGAACTACAGACCAGCAGAGAGGAGCTTGAATGATTTCGAGAGAATGTGTCACTTACCCTCAGCCAGCTCAAGACTGTAAaggtttcatgttttattctgttcttattattttatttgtataaacattTTTCTATTAGACTTTTTCATAAGATCATTATCTTTCAATAGATAACTTGGAATAAATACACTGTTACCAAACCTTAAAAgcaaagtgtgtaatttctgtttcATAAATACTACCTCCTGTCTGGTATTGGTTAGataaacagatagtcccgcccccaaactcacaccattggttgaccCAGTGTTGTTATATTGTGTCACTGGGAGGCTCAAACAAACAGCaatcttttaaaaaggttttttcaCCTTTTTGGGGCAATCAACCTACACATTGCCTGTTTCTAGTTGTCTCTGGATATTAAGGCATAGGATAAAGATAACACTAACAAAGTACCACACCTTTACTGGAGAATGAAATTAGATGTGTGTTGGCCTTTATTGGTAGATTGTGTGAACTgcagtttaattttcttttacagGCTGAACTGATGTCACACTTACAAGACACAAAAATTTCCTATGAAAAGGTAACCTAAGACATATACTACCaatcaaaatgtatgtttttgaaagaaatctctcaccaagtcatgcatttatttgatgaataatacagtaaaaataataatattgtgaaatattattactatgtattttaaaatgtaatttattcctgtgattgcaaatctaaattttcagcagccattacgccagtcttcagtgtcacatgatccttcaggaaacATTCGCAGGAATCATAAACAAAGGATGAGTGTGTATGCATACTGTTTCTACAGATGTGCTTGGAAAATGCTGGTTTGAGACAGAAACTCAAGTCATTTTTGAGGGAGATCAATTAGGCACCCTTCACAGAATGCAGCAGTCCAGACACTAACACTTCGCATACACATGCAGTCACAACGAATACTGAGATGATTGTCGTTTCACACCATGTGTCTCAGCAATGTCCTGCAGGTGTCACACAAGGCAGGAGATCCATATATTCTCTTTTTCATCATTTGAGAAAACAGCTACAGCATCTACATCAGCCTTATTCATTATACAGTGTGTAGGCTATAGGTaatcttttaatgttaatgttttttcagCAGGAAGTGAATGCTGCTTTAGTCAGTGTGAAGGGTTTCAGCATCCTGAGGAGGAGCATACAGAGAAATCTGAAACCACAAACAAGAGCAACTTTGAACACCCTCTGTACAAACCCCAAAACCTCTATAAGCAGTTGTGAGTATCTGTTGATCAAACAAACATATGCGCATGTATCTTATCAATATGAGTTTATAGGAGTTATATTGGACTGTCAGAGCTTATGCAGTGGGTTCTGTGTTGTGTCTGCAGGAGGAGGGAGCACAGACTGTTACTGGACGTGATGCTGGTTCTGTACAGAAGAGAGTGGTTTCTGCAGGATGCCATACCATACGTCAGACGTACACTCAGGAAGTGTGGACTGAGGCCTGAGGATTTAGACTAAAGACTGTTCTTGCGTGTGAGTGAATGAAGAAGGTGTCACTGGGGCCACATCCTatggtacaaaagctaaaagttaggtctttgtaccttatttacccctaaatgccacatattaataccttaaaggtacatatcagTACTTTTAAGTACATATTAGTTCCTAAATTGTACATACTAGTAATTTTTGAAAGGTTATCGCCccaatctatcttttttttttttttttgagagtgtacaGTACAGTGAATGTATGAAGAAGCATTCAAGATTTAAAGCACTGTAAAATTATCATAAAAGCTGTATAAACAGCTTTATGTGAGTAACAGACcaacatttactgaaaatattgGCATCCTCCCATGGGAGATGATGAGAGTTCATGAGGCAAAGTGTTCGATTTATGAATGAATTGTTCTTATGATTCAGTTATCACAGCAGTTAActgaaaattactgaaatattaccAGTAAATTACTTAAATcttagtctgtttctcacactAAGTTATCGTATGACTTCAGCAGAGTttgaatatagtgcatgagtcatatggactactttttatgatactttaatgatgcttttccatctttttttgaAGATTAAAGGCTTCATTCCCTATTGCAATTGCATGCAAAAGAAGGACCAGCACAATATATGTTCATGTTCTatagaagaaacaaagtcatcgcaggttaggaacaacatgacagtgaggAAATGAtgcttttgggtgaactatttctctAAGTTTAAAACTGATGTGATGATATATTTAACTTAACTAAGggaacaataaagaaaaaacactgctAACAAAGTAATGAACTTGACACCCAGATTCATCATGTTTGTAtcatatcatttcatttatttaatgcaagAATTAAATTTGGAATCCATTTAAAatccagcagaaaatgcattcaacCAAAAGACatgtaaactattaaataatcattttatgagtttatttattgatttgttttgatcGTTTTTCTCCATAgcaacacaatgaaaaaacaaaaccgaTCTCTGTTTCTATCACACCATGTAGTTATAGAGTTATAGTACTGATGATGAATTTTGTATTGTAGGCTGTGGTTTACTGTATCTGTGTCAGTATTTAAACACTGATGTAGTCACTCTTGCCGGTATTCAGGGGTTCTTGGCTGTGGCAGAGGCTGGTCCTGCGTAGGGGATGAATGTAGGACCagtctctgtctttttctctgttcctctttctctccatctcttccTCCACCTGCAGCGCACCCTTGTTCTTCCATTTCTTGAGGTTGCTGCTGCAGCGTGATATGTCTGTGCTCTGTGGCCTTGAAAATTCATAATCATACTCATTCTCGGCCTCCTCTCCCTCCTGCAGCATGTCCTCCAGAATGCTAGGAGGCAGTGCTGAGCCTCTGTGATTCAGATTAACTGCCTCGTATATCTGGCAAGTTGGTGTGCTGGGCCTGTATAGAGACCTCGGCACGGGTCTGGCTTTAAACACACTTCGTTCTGTTTTGGGAGTTAGGTTGTTTAGCTCATCCTctagttttttctctcttttctttcgcTCTCTTTCAATGAAGCTAAATGGCTGTTGTGGAAGAGGAGGTGTTTGGCGTTGGGAGCCCTGTTTGTGGTGGTTTCCACCGTGGTCCATTTGgttgatagatttttttgtagCTGGAGCTTCTTTGGGTGCTTAGTGATGATGTCATAGCAAAGCAAGTATGTAGAGGTGGGGGCCGGCCTAGCACGAAACTTCTTGCTACATTCTTTCAGCTCGTCCAGTTCTTTCTTCAGTCTCTCGTTTTCTAGTTCCATCTCAGAGCGTGTTTTCACATTGCGTCGCTTGCGATCCTCTTCACGAAGCATCATGCGAAACGGTTTGGGAACGGTTACTTTGGAATTCTGTCTCAGGCTGTCCATCCCCTGATTGGCTGCACTGTAAGATGAGTTCTGCTGAGAATGTGACAACTTCCTCTGGATCCCTAAGGAATTCTGTTGagcctgcttttaaaaaaattgaattaaattaatttttgtactgttctctacAACTCTTTGTACCAGTTGTGATTCAAAATGAAATGcagttttgctttttaaatcagaacaacaaaatcaaaagatTTACCATTCCtcttaatattcaaaataatacacaatgtgatattgatttcaGTAATACATACATatctaaaaaaattgttttagggTTTAATGACCCTTTAAGAATTATAATTTAGAGCAGTGGTTCACAACTAGGGGGCCTCAGTAAACTTCCAGGGCCCAAATAAatcttacaattatttaaatttagttatgctaataaatataaaagacaataaatacaatattaaattgacaatatttttgagtttatttatttccattacaACAGAAATGCATGTCAACTTAGAGAGAAGAGACTTTGAATATTGTCTTAAACAACATTGGGCCTTTACAGTGGGGTCTTTTTTCctcaattattatataaaacattttggatgacaaaaattttgctgaaatattaacATCAAATTTCAGAATGTCAGTATTTGGTATGTCccacttttgctttaataacagcAATACTTGAGCTGCATGACCTCCACAAGCTTGTATAACACCTGACCTGATGATCATATtattctccagcatgatttgaggaTGATgcaaagagcatcttgtgcttcgGTGGAAGCGAGATCATCTGATCATCCCTATAAAAGGTTCACATGATTAATGTTACAaatttgcttatttgattagtgaccctCTACACTCAAGAACTGTTTGAATCTCTCAGCTCCTCCTGCATAACCACAAAGCATCTAAAAGTAACCATGTGCTGACTCATAATGGTATTTTCAGTGGAAACTGTCTCCGTTCTTCATATAGACAGTATAAGTTACTATAATAGGCAACGGAATGTTGCTGAAGAAATTTAGACTGGTGACCAATTTGAAGGGTTTTGTAATGcacatatttataatgtatgcAAATTTCCATATCTGTGCACCATAGCAACCTTCAGTAAACTAAGCTTTCAAGCACTTAAAAACAGCTTGTTCAGACTGATGTGCACTTTATACACAACTATTGTTATGTCTTTTCTGAGTGTTAAAAGATTCTTGAAAATGATGGACAAATCCTTGAAGAAGTTCATCTCAGGTCTCATCTTCAGATTCACTCACTGACCTTTAATTTCAGATGAGAAACACCATTCTTCAGACGGCCCACTGATGCCTTCCTCCCAACCTGGATGAGCTCCACCTGTTCACTAATgaaagaggtcaaaggtcaccatGTGTTTAATCTGAGGTTTTATAGGAGCAATTTAGTTTTTAGTAGTTGaatgtttgaaaatataatttttattgtcatttatttcatttttagccACAGTTGCAGACCTCTCTGTATCTTCTCCATTTTGTCTCCAGCAAGTAATGAGCTGTCTTTCTCTCTGACCGGGTTTGATCTGGCTCAGGTTGAGTTTTTCCAGCTCAGCTATGTTT
The sequence above is drawn from the Cyprinus carpio isolate SPL01 chromosome A17, ASM1834038v1, whole genome shotgun sequence genome and encodes:
- the LOC122148153 gene encoding protein FAM161A-like isoform X1, with protein sequence MTPILRTERLQPSELQALFGEEKDYSCSLNDIVHHTEVCELQTDGDNIVPCDFSSLSDVDYGKPCAAPHLQGPTFSKQEYYTKLEELKREHLRNIAELEKLNLSQIKPGQRERQLITCWRQNGEDTESEQVELIQVGRKASVGRLKNGVSHLKLKQAQQNSLGIQRKLSHSQQNSSYSAANQGMDSLRQNSKVTVPKPFRMMLREEDRKRRNVKTRSEMELENERLKKELDELKECSKKFRARPAPTSTYLLCYDIITKHPKKLQLQKNLSTKWTTVETTTNRAPNAKHLLFHNSHLASLKESERKERKN
- the LOC122148153 gene encoding protein FAM161A-like isoform X2, with product MTPILRTERLQPSELQALFGEEKDYSCSLNDIVHHTEVCELQTDGDNIVPCDFSSLSDVDYGKPCAAPHLQGPTFSKQEYYTKLEELKREHLRNIAELEKLNLSQIKPGQRERQLITCWRQNGEDTESEQVELIQVGRKASVGRLKNGVSHLKLKAQQNSLGIQRKLSHSQQNSSYSAANQGMDSLRQNSKVTVPKPFRMMLREEDRKRRNVKTRSEMELENERLKKELDELKECSKKFRARPAPTSTYLLCYDIITKHPKKLQLQKNLSTKWTTVETTTNRAPNAKHLLFHNSHLASLKESERKERKN